Proteins encoded by one window of Geobacter sp. DSM 9736:
- a CDS encoding ABC transporter permease produces the protein MTGIPYYYSFRNLWTRRLTTGLTAAGMAMVVFVFAATLMLAEGLRKTLVDTGSPDNVVAIRKSSNSEVQSGVERPQASIVESLSDVAVGSDGQPLVAKELVVLINLPKRGTGNPSNVVIRGVSAASFRLRPQVRLVDGRLPRPGSAEVMAGASIARRFQGGGIGETLRFGMRNWQVVGVFDAGNSGFNSEIWGDADQLMQAFRRPIYSSVIFKMRDPSRFDLIKAVIEGDPRLTLEAKRETQFYADQSEAMAKFLRILGITLTIIFSLGAVIGAMITMYAAVANRITEIGTLRALGFRRGSILAAFILESLLLGFIGGVIGVIGASFMQLITISTMNWQTFAELAFSFALTFDIIWKSLLFSMVMGLVGGVLPAFRAARLAIVDALRAT, from the coding sequence GTGACGGGAATCCCCTACTATTACAGCTTCCGCAACCTCTGGACACGGCGCCTGACCACGGGCCTCACCGCCGCGGGCATGGCCATGGTGGTGTTCGTCTTTGCTGCGACACTCATGCTCGCGGAGGGGCTCCGGAAGACTCTGGTGGACACAGGATCTCCAGACAACGTGGTGGCGATCAGAAAATCCTCCAATTCGGAGGTGCAGAGCGGAGTGGAAAGGCCGCAGGCGTCCATAGTGGAGAGCCTTTCGGACGTTGCGGTGGGGAGTGACGGGCAGCCCCTCGTAGCCAAGGAACTTGTGGTGCTCATCAACTTACCGAAGCGCGGAACTGGCAACCCGTCAAATGTGGTGATCCGAGGTGTTTCGGCTGCGTCTTTCCGGCTTCGCCCCCAGGTGAGGCTGGTAGACGGGCGGTTGCCGCGTCCTGGTTCTGCGGAAGTCATGGCCGGAGCCAGTATTGCGCGACGTTTTCAAGGAGGGGGGATAGGCGAGACACTTCGCTTCGGCATGCGTAACTGGCAGGTGGTTGGAGTATTCGACGCCGGCAATTCCGGGTTCAATTCGGAAATCTGGGGAGATGCCGATCAGCTCATGCAGGCATTCCGCCGGCCGATCTACTCGTCGGTTATCTTCAAGATGCGGGATCCGTCCCGCTTCGACCTGATCAAGGCCGTCATAGAAGGTGACCCACGGCTCACCCTAGAGGCCAAGCGGGAGACGCAGTTCTACGCGGACCAGTCCGAAGCCATGGCCAAATTCCTGCGGATTCTCGGTATTACCCTCACTATAATTTTTTCACTAGGAGCGGTGATCGGTGCGATGATTACCATGTATGCCGCCGTGGCGAACCGCATAACGGAGATCGGCACCCTGCGTGCGCTGGGGTTCCGCAGGGGAAGCATCCTGGCGGCTTTTATTCTCGAATCCCTGCTGCTTGGTTTCATCGGGGGTGTCATTGGGGTGATCGGCGCATCCTTCATGCAGCTCATCACCATTTCCACCATGAACTGGCAGACTTTTGCGGAGCTTGCCTTCTCCTTCGCCCTGACGTTCGACATCATCTGGAAGTCCCTTCTTTTTTCAATGGTCATGGGTCTCGTCGGGGGAGTGCTCCCCGCCTTCAGGGCGGCGCGGCTGGCCATTGTCGACGCCCTTCGCGCTACATGA
- the pheA gene encoding prephenate dehydratase, producing the protein MSTKKTVTELRQEIDAIDDAFLDLLNRRAELVVEVGRLKRDEQRDFHVPSREREIYERLTARNAGPFPNESLRSVFREIISASLALEEPMKVAFFGPKATFTHMAAKQVFGLSAELIPQKSIPSVFEEVEKGKALYGVVPVENSTEGMVSHTLDMFMESELKINAEVMLEIHHFLLSRTGRFEDVKKVYSHPQPIAQCREWLRENLPSVPVVDVASTAVAAQIASEDYTAAAIASEIASTMYDLRIVRERIEDQVNNFTRFLVIGKKLAEGSGDDKTSLMFSVKDEVGILYRMLEPFAKRGINLSKIESRPLKKKAWEYIFYLDLMGHISEPKVAEAVQELKDCCQFVKLLGSYPRAK; encoded by the coding sequence TTGTCCACCAAGAAAACAGTCACAGAGCTCAGGCAGGAAATAGACGCCATCGATGATGCGTTTCTCGACCTGCTCAACCGCCGGGCCGAACTGGTCGTGGAGGTAGGACGGCTGAAGCGGGACGAACAGCGGGATTTTCACGTCCCGAGCCGCGAGCGGGAGATCTACGAACGGTTGACTGCGCGAAATGCGGGGCCCTTCCCCAACGAGTCGCTGCGAAGTGTGTTCCGCGAGATCATTTCGGCTTCTTTGGCTCTCGAGGAACCGATGAAGGTTGCGTTCTTCGGGCCCAAGGCTACCTTTACCCACATGGCTGCCAAGCAGGTATTCGGTCTTTCCGCCGAACTGATTCCCCAGAAATCAATACCGTCCGTCTTCGAAGAGGTTGAGAAAGGAAAGGCGCTTTACGGCGTAGTTCCGGTGGAAAATTCCACCGAGGGCATGGTGTCGCACACGCTCGACATGTTCATGGAGAGTGAGCTCAAGATCAATGCCGAAGTCATGCTGGAAATACATCACTTTCTCCTTTCCCGTACCGGCCGCTTCGAAGATGTAAAGAAGGTGTATTCCCACCCCCAGCCGATCGCCCAGTGCCGGGAGTGGCTTAGAGAGAACCTGCCAAGTGTCCCTGTGGTCGATGTTGCTTCCACTGCGGTGGCCGCGCAGATTGCCAGCGAGGATTACACGGCAGCTGCCATTGCCAGCGAAATAGCTTCGACGATGTACGATCTCAGGATTGTACGGGAGCGGATCGAGGACCAGGTAAACAACTTCACCCGCTTCCTCGTCATTGGGAAGAAGCTTGCAGAGGGAAGCGGCGACGACAAGACATCGCTCATGTTTTCGGTTAAGGACGAGGTCGGCATTCTCTACCGGATGCTGGAGCCGTTCGCCAAGCGTGGAATCAACCTTTCCAAAATAGAATCACGCCCCCTCAAGAAGAAGGCGTGGGAGTATATCTTCTACCTTGATCTCATGGGGCACATATCCGAGCCGAAAGTCGCAGAGGCGGTCCAGGAACTGAAGGACTGTTGCCAATTCGTCAAGCTACTCGGTTCCTACCCCCGCGCCAAGTAG
- a CDS encoding prephenate dehydrogenase/arogenate dehydrogenase family protein has translation MPLIRRLAVIGVGLIGGSLARILREKGEVEEIVGIGRGESNLQRGVELGVIDRYCLDPVEGVAGADMVFLATPVSTIFPLTASIAPVLDPGCIVTDGGSVKEEIVRQCESVMQSGTFFVGGHPIAGTEHSGVEASFATLYQGKRCIITPTPSTDPSALEKVGRMWEIAGSSVVLMDPVKHDRVVGAISHLPHMVAYALVNAVGGYDRFEESILSYSAGGFRDFTRIASSDPVMWRDIAVANRESIIEMMDLFARYFADLREMVEKGDGQGLQEFFARSKHQRDAIL, from the coding sequence ATGCCGCTCATTCGTCGGCTGGCAGTCATCGGCGTCGGCCTCATAGGCGGCTCGCTCGCGCGCATACTGCGGGAGAAGGGTGAGGTTGAGGAGATCGTTGGCATCGGCCGCGGTGAATCCAACCTGCAACGGGGGGTGGAGCTGGGGGTGATCGACCGCTATTGTCTCGATCCGGTGGAAGGAGTAGCCGGAGCGGACATGGTTTTTCTAGCCACTCCTGTCAGCACCATTTTCCCCCTTACTGCGTCGATTGCGCCCGTTCTCGATCCCGGGTGCATAGTCACCGACGGGGGGAGCGTGAAGGAGGAGATCGTACGGCAGTGCGAGTCGGTGATGCAGTCGGGCACCTTCTTCGTCGGGGGGCATCCCATCGCAGGAACCGAACACTCAGGCGTCGAGGCTTCTTTTGCGACGCTCTATCAGGGGAAGCGGTGCATCATAACGCCTACGCCTTCGACCGATCCTTCCGCCCTTGAGAAGGTCGGCAGAATGTGGGAAATAGCAGGGAGCAGCGTCGTTCTCATGGATCCGGTGAAGCATGACCGGGTGGTGGGGGCCATTTCCCACCTTCCGCACATGGTGGCCTATGCACTTGTGAACGCAGTCGGCGGCTATGACCGGTTCGAGGAAAGCATACTCAGCTATTCCGCCGGGGGGTTCAGGGACTTCACCCGCATCGCTTCATCCGACCCGGTGATGTGGCGTGACATCGCCGTTGCCAACCGAGAGAGTATAATCGAGATGATGGACCTCTTCGCCAGGTACTTTGCTGACCTCCGCGAGATGGTAGAAAAGGGTGACGGACAGGGGCTGCAGGAATTCTTCGCCCGTTCCAAGCACCAGCGGGATGCGATTCTCTGA
- the aroA gene encoding 3-phosphoshikimate 1-carboxyvinyltransferase: MEYTVQPAKAVKGEMVVPGDKSISHRSIMLGSLAEGQTRVTGFLRGEDNLATLNAFRAMGIDITDDGTTLRISGKGLRGLSEPTDVLDCGNSGTSMRLMAGLLAGQSFFSVLTGDQYLRRRPMKRVIEPLARMGGTIFGRSGGDRAPLAIVGRPLAGISHHSAVASAQVKSALMLAGLYAEGETTITEPHLSRDHSERMFRYFGADVASFTGGVTVRGGRELQGRDIIVPGDISSAAFFIVAALIVPGSELLIRGVGVNPTRTGILDILTAMGGDIQLLDCRDLSGEPVADILVRASRLRGVEIGGDVVPRAIDEFPVICVAAALADGQTTLRDAHELRVKETDRITAMAKNLCRAGVAIAETPDGMVIEGAGRIDGCRAESFGDHRIAMSMLVAGLAASGEVTVDDVECIGTSFPDFIPLLQKVANS; this comes from the coding sequence GTGGAGTATACGGTACAACCGGCGAAAGCAGTGAAAGGCGAAATGGTGGTGCCGGGGGATAAATCGATATCCCACCGCTCCATCATGCTGGGGTCCCTTGCCGAAGGTCAAACCAGGGTTACCGGCTTTCTTCGTGGCGAGGACAATCTCGCCACCCTCAACGCCTTCCGTGCAATGGGGATCGACATCACCGACGATGGTACTACGCTTCGCATCTCCGGTAAGGGACTGCGCGGGTTGAGCGAGCCGACGGATGTTCTCGACTGCGGCAACTCCGGTACGTCCATGCGGCTTATGGCCGGACTCCTGGCGGGCCAGTCATTTTTTTCCGTTCTGACTGGAGACCAGTATTTGCGCCGTCGGCCGATGAAGCGTGTAATCGAGCCGCTGGCACGGATGGGGGGGACTATTTTCGGTCGCTCCGGAGGCGACAGGGCACCGCTTGCAATCGTCGGACGGCCCCTTGCCGGTATCAGCCATCATTCCGCCGTTGCGAGCGCGCAGGTCAAGTCCGCCCTGATGCTGGCCGGGCTGTACGCAGAGGGTGAGACTACAATAACCGAGCCTCACCTCTCCCGGGACCATTCGGAGCGCATGTTCCGGTATTTCGGTGCCGACGTGGCATCTTTCACGGGAGGGGTGACGGTGCGCGGGGGGCGAGAGCTTCAGGGACGGGACATCATAGTCCCAGGGGACATATCTTCGGCGGCTTTCTTCATCGTTGCCGCCCTCATCGTTCCCGGCTCGGAGCTGCTCATTCGGGGTGTCGGCGTGAATCCGACGCGTACCGGCATACTGGACATCCTTACCGCAATGGGGGGAGACATACAGCTCCTCGACTGCCGTGACCTGTCGGGAGAGCCGGTGGCGGATATCCTGGTCAGGGCTTCTCGGTTGCGGGGTGTCGAGATAGGGGGGGATGTGGTCCCTCGTGCGATTGATGAATTTCCTGTGATCTGCGTTGCCGCCGCTCTCGCCGACGGCCAGACCACGTTGAGAGACGCTCATGAGCTGCGTGTCAAGGAGACGGACCGAATCACCGCCATGGCGAAGAACCTTTGCCGTGCGGGGGTTGCTATCGCCGAGACTCCCGACGGCATGGTGATCGAAGGCGCAGGACGAATCGACGGGTGCAGGGCGGAGAGTTTCGGTGACCACCGGATAGCCATGTCGATGCTCGTGGCCGGGCTTGCGGCAAGCGGAGAAGTCACCGTGGACGACGTTGAGTGCATCGGAACCTCTTTTCCAGATTTCATTCCTTTACTACAGAAGGTTGCCAACTCGTGA
- the cmk gene encoding (d)CMP kinase → MNGKNGRGLIIAIDGPSGAGKSTVTKLLADRLGYIFLDTGAMFRAVALAAQRAGISVEDDDALANLCRGIAISFERRDGCCCRVMLNDEDVSSAIRSPEISLLTSRISARKVVREFLLTLQREMGSKGGVILEGRDIGTVVFPDADVKVFLSASAEVRGKRRFIELKAKGVDVDLETTVGEVMQRDEQDVRREHAPLRQAEDAIVIDSTELTVDDVVDTIEKMVAEKLRA, encoded by the coding sequence TTGAACGGGAAAAACGGGCGGGGCCTCATCATCGCCATAGATGGTCCTTCCGGTGCGGGGAAGAGCACGGTGACAAAACTGCTCGCCGACCGGCTCGGTTACATCTTTCTCGACACCGGTGCAATGTTCAGGGCGGTTGCGCTGGCGGCCCAACGTGCAGGAATCTCCGTGGAGGATGATGATGCTCTCGCCAATCTTTGCCGCGGCATAGCCATATCCTTTGAACGCAGAGACGGCTGCTGTTGCCGCGTCATGCTCAACGACGAAGATGTTTCCTCGGCCATCAGGAGTCCGGAAATCAGTCTCCTGACCTCCAGGATCTCAGCCCGGAAAGTGGTGCGGGAGTTTCTTCTTACACTCCAGCGCGAGATGGGGAGTAAGGGAGGGGTTATTCTTGAGGGGCGGGATATCGGTACTGTGGTTTTCCCCGATGCCGACGTGAAGGTATTTCTCTCGGCCTCAGCCGAAGTACGCGGGAAAAGGCGTTTCATCGAGCTGAAGGCCAAGGGCGTGGATGTCGACCTGGAGACGACGGTGGGGGAGGTAATGCAGCGGGACGAGCAGGACGTCCGAAGGGAACATGCTCCATTGCGGCAGGCGGAAGATGCCATCGTAATCGATTCGACTGAACTTACGGTGGACGATGTGGTTGACACCATTGAAAAGATGGTAGCGGAAAAGCTCAGGGCATAG
- a CDS encoding 4-hydroxy-3-methylbut-2-enyl diphosphate reductase, with amino-acid sequence MEILLAKQAGFCFGVKRATQMAFEAAGKGGKTFTLGPIIHSPQVVQRLEELGVKVLREVAEIENGTIIIRSHGVASDDLEEAVRRELEVVDATCPFVKKAQDHVMGLSEGGYDVVVVGDADHPEVQGIVSYAKGKVFVVGSGEEAFHLPRMAKIGIVAQTTQSMENLKAVVLQCLTKGGELRIFNTICDATAVRQEEAKELAKRVDCMIVIGGYNSANTKRLAEVCAELQPKTHHIETAEQVDPEWFSGVKCVGVTAGASTPKWIIDEVIERVEQINSDKKY; translated from the coding sequence ATGGAGATACTACTCGCAAAACAGGCAGGATTCTGCTTCGGTGTCAAACGCGCCACTCAAATGGCGTTTGAGGCGGCGGGCAAGGGAGGCAAGACCTTTACTCTCGGTCCGATCATACATTCTCCTCAGGTTGTGCAGCGGCTTGAAGAGTTGGGGGTGAAGGTTCTTCGTGAAGTAGCCGAAATCGAGAACGGCACCATCATCATCAGGTCTCATGGTGTGGCTTCGGATGATTTGGAGGAGGCTGTGCGTCGGGAGCTGGAGGTGGTGGATGCAACCTGCCCCTTCGTGAAGAAAGCACAGGACCATGTAATGGGCTTGTCCGAGGGTGGGTACGATGTGGTGGTGGTTGGAGACGCTGACCATCCCGAGGTTCAGGGAATCGTCTCCTATGCCAAGGGCAAGGTGTTCGTGGTGGGTTCCGGTGAGGAGGCTTTTCATCTGCCTCGCATGGCGAAAATAGGTATCGTCGCGCAGACGACTCAATCCATGGAGAACCTGAAGGCCGTTGTTCTGCAGTGCTTGACGAAAGGTGGGGAGTTGAGGATCTTCAACACCATATGCGATGCTACCGCTGTTCGTCAGGAAGAGGCAAAGGAGCTGGCGAAGCGGGTGGATTGCATGATTGTCATCGGCGGCTACAACAGCGCGAACACCAAGCGTCTCGCCGAGGTCTGCGCAGAGCTGCAGCCGAAGACGCATCACATAGAGACGGCGGAGCAGGTTGATCCTGAATGGTTCAGTGGTGTCAAATGCGTCGGAGTCACTGCCGGGGCCTCTACACCCAAGTGGATCATCGATGAGGTGATCGAGAGGGTTGAGCAGATCAATAGCGACAAAAAGTATTGA
- a CDS encoding 30S ribosomal protein S1 — MADERRSNRFKDAPIKRFHDSDEELEQGQGEFEELFHGSLRALQVGEVVKGVVVQISQDFVLVDVGYKSEGCIAINEFINESGDLEVKVGDEVRVLFERAENERGYIVLSKKKAEAQAGWEKIAEAGGEGGIIEGKVISKVKGGLMVDIGVQAFLPASQVDIRPGGNLDKYIGLSGKFKILKMNRKRGNVVLSRRVILEEERSVMKDQTLEKLAEGQVMEGTVKNITEYGAFVDLGGVDGLLHVTDMSWGRLGHPSEMIKVGDKLNVMVLKYDRSKEKISLGLKQAMPDPWLSVEQKYTVGDRVRGRVVSLAEYGAFIALEEGVEGLVHVSEMSWTRRVRHPSEILKVGEEVEAAVLGVDMGNRRISLGLKQTEVNPWTVIGERYPVGTKIEGQIKNITDFGVFIGIEDGIDGLVHVSDVSWTKRIKHPGEVFSKGQTVQAVVLNIDVDNERLSLGIKQLTPDPWSEIPSRYRPGTRVKGKVSSVTDFGIFIELEEGIEGLIHVSELSHEKLPTPKGFAEVGDELEAVVLSVDTSDRKIGLSVKSLQSAIEKAELAAYMESQGEATSNLGDLLKDLKKNGGDQ; from the coding sequence ATGGCCGATGAGAGAAGATCAAACAGATTCAAGGACGCGCCAATCAAGCGTTTTCATGATAGCGATGAGGAGCTGGAACAGGGGCAGGGTGAGTTCGAGGAACTCTTCCACGGAAGCCTTCGCGCGTTGCAGGTAGGTGAGGTTGTCAAGGGCGTAGTCGTGCAGATCAGCCAGGATTTCGTGCTGGTGGATGTCGGGTACAAATCTGAAGGATGCATAGCCATCAATGAGTTCATAAACGAGAGCGGTGATCTCGAGGTAAAGGTCGGCGACGAAGTGCGCGTCCTCTTTGAACGTGCGGAGAACGAGCGGGGATACATCGTTCTGTCGAAGAAGAAGGCGGAAGCGCAAGCCGGCTGGGAGAAGATTGCCGAGGCTGGTGGAGAAGGGGGCATCATCGAAGGAAAGGTCATTTCCAAGGTGAAAGGCGGCCTCATGGTCGATATAGGCGTGCAGGCATTTCTTCCTGCATCTCAGGTAGATATACGGCCTGGAGGGAACCTTGACAAGTATATCGGTCTTTCAGGAAAGTTCAAGATACTGAAAATGAACCGTAAGCGTGGGAACGTAGTTCTTTCTCGCCGCGTGATCCTCGAAGAGGAGCGCAGTGTGATGAAGGATCAGACGCTGGAGAAGCTGGCCGAAGGTCAGGTTATGGAAGGGACCGTCAAGAACATTACCGAGTATGGCGCATTCGTGGATCTCGGTGGCGTCGACGGGCTTCTTCACGTTACCGACATGTCATGGGGCCGGCTCGGGCATCCTTCAGAAATGATAAAAGTAGGTGACAAGCTGAATGTCATGGTGCTGAAGTATGACCGCTCCAAAGAGAAAATTTCGCTGGGGCTCAAGCAGGCAATGCCGGATCCGTGGCTGTCTGTCGAACAGAAGTATACGGTCGGCGACCGGGTACGTGGCAGAGTGGTAAGTCTCGCTGAATACGGCGCTTTTATAGCTCTTGAGGAAGGGGTGGAGGGGCTAGTCCACGTCTCGGAAATGTCGTGGACCAGAAGAGTGCGTCACCCCTCCGAGATTCTGAAAGTAGGGGAAGAGGTGGAAGCCGCTGTTCTTGGAGTCGATATGGGCAATCGTAGGATCTCGCTCGGACTCAAGCAGACCGAAGTGAATCCTTGGACCGTTATCGGCGAGCGGTACCCCGTAGGAACGAAGATCGAGGGTCAGATCAAGAACATCACCGATTTCGGCGTATTTATCGGAATCGAAGACGGCATCGACGGCCTTGTGCATGTCTCCGACGTCTCTTGGACGAAGCGGATAAAGCATCCGGGTGAGGTATTCAGTAAAGGCCAGACGGTTCAGGCTGTCGTGCTCAACATCGACGTGGACAACGAGCGCCTGTCGCTGGGTATCAAGCAGCTTACCCCCGATCCCTGGTCCGAGATTCCCAGCCGCTACAGGCCTGGCACCCGCGTAAAAGGTAAAGTGTCGTCTGTGACCGACTTCGGAATCTTCATCGAGCTTGAGGAGGGGATCGAGGGGCTTATTCATGTCTCCGAACTCTCGCATGAAAAACTGCCTACGCCGAAAGGATTCGCAGAGGTTGGGGACGAGTTGGAAGCGGTAGTGTTGAGCGTGGATACGTCCGACAGAAAAATCGGCCTGTCCGTCAAGAGTCTGCAGAGTGCAATAGAGAAAGCTGAGCTGGCCGCCTACATGGAATCACAAGGGGAAGCGACTTCCAACCTGGGAGACCTGCTAAAAGACCTGAAGAAAAACGGCGGGGATCAATAA
- a CDS encoding integration host factor subunit beta, whose translation MTKSELVEKIVERNTMLTRKESEMIINIVFDSMSEALQNGDKVEIRGFGSFTVRERSAREARNPKSGELVDIPAKKVPFFKTGKELRERVDS comes from the coding sequence ATGACGAAGAGTGAACTGGTGGAGAAGATTGTCGAACGTAATACCATGCTGACTCGCAAGGAGTCGGAGATGATCATCAATATTGTTTTTGATTCGATGAGCGAAGCTTTACAGAATGGGGACAAGGTCGAAATCCGCGGTTTTGGCAGTTTTACCGTGCGGGAGCGTTCGGCCAGGGAAGCGAGGAACCCGAAGAGCGGTGAGCTTGTCGACATCCCAGCCAAGAAAGTGCCATTCTTCAAGACCGGCAAGGAGCTCAGGGAGCGTGTTGATTCCTGA
- the cysE gene encoding serine O-acetyltransferase, which produces MFSGLRDDIKAVFDRDPAARSSLEVFFCYPGLHALWFHRLAHWLWVHGFYFLGRFTSHLGRFFTGIEIHPGAKIGRRFFIDHGMGVVIGETAEIGDNVTLYHGVTLGGVSWEKTKRHPTIEDNVVIGSGAKILGPFTVGADSKVGSNSVVVKEVPPHSTVVGIPGRVVMAPDKEPGGRVDLEHGKLPDPEAKAISCLFDQIRELEKKYQALAAEHETLKKKVAGL; this is translated from the coding sequence ATGTTTTCAGGCTTGCGCGACGATATCAAGGCCGTTTTTGACCGCGATCCTGCAGCTCGAAGTTCGCTCGAAGTCTTTTTTTGCTATCCCGGACTTCACGCCCTCTGGTTTCATCGCCTTGCCCATTGGCTGTGGGTGCATGGTTTTTACTTTCTCGGGCGTTTCACTTCACATCTGGGGCGGTTTTTTACAGGGATAGAGATTCATCCGGGCGCCAAGATTGGCAGACGTTTTTTCATCGATCACGGTATGGGAGTCGTGATCGGGGAAACAGCCGAGATCGGCGACAATGTTACACTCTATCACGGGGTGACCCTCGGCGGTGTCAGCTGGGAAAAGACAAAGCGTCATCCGACGATAGAGGACAATGTTGTGATCGGATCCGGCGCTAAGATACTCGGTCCATTTACTGTAGGCGCTGACAGCAAGGTGGGCTCCAACTCAGTGGTTGTCAAGGAAGTACCTCCTCATTCGACCGTCGTTGGCATACCTGGGCGGGTGGTGATGGCTCCTGACAAAGAGCCCGGCGGAAGGGTGGATCTGGAGCACGGAAAACTTCCAGACCCTGAGGCCAAAGCAATTTCTTGCCTTTTCGATCAGATAAGGGAGCTGGAGAAGAAATATCAAGCTCTTGCCGCTGAGCACGAAACGCTCAAAAAGAAGGTAGCCGGACTGTAA
- a CDS encoding Rrf2 family transcriptional regulator: MRLSTKAQYAVRALVDLSMNSAGRPVALKDIARREDIPLNYLEQLFNRLKKGDLVRSVRGPGGGYVLARKGERIPVSEIVTTVEEPLNPVACLDESGSGCSRAARCVTYDLWKELGDTIHKFLSSKTLEDLVREAADKTPGIER; this comes from the coding sequence ATGCGTTTATCCACGAAGGCTCAATACGCAGTCAGGGCGCTTGTAGATCTGTCTATGAATTCTGCGGGAAGGCCGGTCGCACTAAAGGATATCGCGCGTCGGGAGGATATCCCCCTCAACTATCTCGAGCAGCTTTTCAATCGGCTCAAAAAAGGGGACCTTGTCAGGAGTGTTCGCGGCCCTGGCGGGGGCTATGTCCTCGCCCGAAAGGGTGAGCGGATCCCGGTCAGCGAAATCGTGACAACGGTGGAAGAACCACTGAACCCAGTGGCATGCCTTGATGAGAGCGGATCCGGGTGCTCACGGGCTGCCCGGTGCGTAACATACGACCTCTGGAAGGAACTCGGCGATACCATCCACAAATTCCTCTCCTCGAAGACCCTGGAAGACCTGGTGCGGGAAGCGGCGGACAAAACCCCCGGAATTGAACGTTAA
- the nifS gene encoding cysteine desulfurase NifS, translating to MIYMDYNATTPVRPEVLDAMLPFYRERFGNPSSIHRAGRDAKRAVEEARERVARLVNCDPAEVVFTSSGTEADNMAIKGVAEALRGRGNHIITTTVEHPAVSNACSYLEQAGFEVTRVDVGRTGLVDPEAIEAAITPQTILISVMFANNETGTLMPVAQLGEIASRRRIYLHSDAVQAVGRLPVDVREMNIQLLSLSGHKLHAPKGTGALVVRKGVKVVPFIHGGAQERNRRAGTENVAGAVAFGKACELACDEMMQEARRLALLRDRLEEGILTRVPGAQINGSRGRRLPNTLSVSFEGVAADSLLMSLDLEGVAVSSGAACSSGTLRSSAVLAAMGIPPEIARGSIRFSLGLYNCDEDVTRVLDLLPHLVERLRS from the coding sequence ATGATCTACATGGACTACAATGCGACGACCCCCGTTCGTCCGGAGGTTCTTGATGCGATGTTGCCGTTTTATCGGGAACGGTTCGGCAACCCTTCGAGCATTCATCGGGCAGGAAGGGACGCGAAGAGGGCGGTAGAGGAAGCACGTGAGCGGGTTGCCCGCCTTGTGAACTGCGACCCGGCGGAAGTCGTCTTCACCTCCTCCGGAACCGAAGCGGACAACATGGCCATCAAAGGGGTCGCGGAGGCTTTGCGGGGACGCGGCAACCACATCATCACCACAACTGTCGAGCATCCTGCCGTCAGCAACGCCTGTTCTTATCTGGAGCAAGCCGGTTTCGAGGTGACGCGGGTGGATGTGGGCCGGACGGGACTAGTCGACCCGGAGGCGATCGAGGCTGCCATTACGCCCCAGACGATCCTAATCTCCGTCATGTTCGCCAACAATGAAACGGGGACTCTGATGCCGGTTGCGCAGCTGGGTGAAATCGCGAGCCGTCGCAGGATATATCTCCATTCCGATGCCGTTCAGGCTGTTGGACGTCTGCCTGTGGATGTCAGAGAGATGAATATCCAGCTCCTCTCCCTCTCCGGACATAAGCTACATGCGCCGAAAGGAACGGGAGCGCTCGTGGTGAGGAAGGGTGTAAAGGTCGTTCCCTTCATACACGGGGGCGCCCAGGAGAGAAACCGCCGTGCCGGAACCGAGAACGTGGCAGGGGCCGTGGCTTTCGGAAAAGCTTGCGAGCTCGCTTGCGATGAGATGATGCAGGAGGCCCGGCGACTTGCGCTGTTGCGGGACCGACTTGAAGAAGGCATCCTCACACGTGTGCCCGGCGCACAGATCAACGGCAGCCGCGGAAGAAGGCTCCCTAATACCCTCAGTGTATCATTCGAGGGTGTGGCCGCGGACTCCCTCCTCATGAGCCTTGATCTTGAGGGGGTCGCGGTTTCCTCCGGAGCAGCCTGCAGTTCCGGCACCCTTCGCTCCTCTGCCGTTCTTGCAGCCATGGGGATACCCCCTGAAATCGCGAGAGGCTCTATCCGGTTTTCCCTCGGTCTCTACAACTGCGATGAGGATGTGACAAGAGTGCTCGATCTGCTGCCACACCTCGTGGAGCGGCTGCGCAGCTAG